In Peromyscus maniculatus bairdii isolate BWxNUB_F1_BW_parent chromosome 21, HU_Pman_BW_mat_3.1, whole genome shotgun sequence, one DNA window encodes the following:
- the LOC102903087 gene encoding zinc finger protein 280B produces MERQFMLCGEEQEPSRAHDEDAELIFVGVEHVNEDAELIFVGKTSNSKPANSNILNRVTPGSRLKRKRNSLRKTTTERLQPSSAAAPASETVIVLPASPAESPAAPTSETVIVLPASPAESRSTDSPIIIEPLSEPDYRSNSPQVVPGSSSKGSPLVPISSSKHSPVKAALSVGGWNGSSSASKRHSTSEVNVINPQRPEFIIEIDEEHSSASSSSGTFHTSNPQPSTPSSDVPKSVNRVVNGAPLSENAIYISPTSVHPRYENGLVKVGFSSPASQGTFDPKKGSLTLLLSDFYYGQHKGDGQPEQKTHTIFKCPNCLKALKNVKFMNHTKHHLEFERQGNDGWENHTTCQHCHRQFNSPIQLEFHVDRVHIAPDPTMVCKICELSFETNQVLLEHMKDNHKPGEMPYVCQICNYRSSVFADVETHFRKCHVNTKNLLCPFCLKIFKTGTPYMCHYRGHWERNGHQCSKCRLQFLTFKEKMEHKTRCHQMFKKPKQLEGLPPETKVVIQVSVDPVQSESGKVASVTVSTTDWDPPSPRSQGKPSKRSH; encoded by the coding sequence ATGGAGCGGCAGTTCATGTTGTGCGGTGAAGAGCAGGAACCCAGTCGAGCCCACGATGAGGATGCCGAGCTGATCTTTGTAGGGGTTGAGCATGTAAATGAAGACGCCGAACTGATATTCGTTGGAAAGACTTCAAATTCAAAACCTGCCAATTCGAACATTTTGAACAGAGTCACCCCAGGTTCACGTTTAAAAAGAAAGCGAAACAGCCTTAGAAAAACGACTACTGAAAGGCTGCAGCCCTCAAGTGCTGCAGCCCCCGCATCAGAGACAGTGATCGTCTTGCCGGCATCTCCTGCTGAAAGCCCTGCAGCCCCCACATCAGAGACAGTGATCGTCTTGCCGGCATCTCCTGCTGAGTCAAGGTCAACAGATAGTCCTATTATTATTGAGCCTTTGTCCGAACCTGATTATAGAAGTAATTCACCACAAGTTGTGCCTGGTAGCTCTTCCAAGGGTTCCCCTTTGGTTCCAATCTCAAGTTCAAAGCATAGTCCAGTAAAGGCAGCACTTTCAGTAGGAGGTTGGAACGGAAGTTCTTCTGCATCGAAGCGCCATTCCACTTCGGAAGTAAATGTCATTAACCCGCAGAGGCCTGAATTTATTATAGAAATTGATGAAGAACATTCTTCAGCATCGTCCTCTTCTGGTACTTTCCATACCTCAAATCCTCAACCGAGTACACCCTCCAGCGATGTTCCCAAATCAGTAAACCGTGTTGTGAATGGGGCTCCTCTCTCAGAGAACGCTATCTACATCAGTCCTACAAGTGTACACCCTCGCTATGAAAATGGGCTGGTGAAAGTGGGCTTTTCAAGTCCAGCGAGTCAAGGGACCTTTGATCCCAAGAAAGGAAGTCTGACTTTGTTACTTAGTGACTTTTACTATGGTCAGCATAAAGGAGATGGGCAGCCAGAACAGAAGACTCACACAATCTTCAAGTGCCCCAACTGTTTGAAAGCTCTCAAAAACGTCAAATTTATGAACCACACCAAACATCATTTGGAATTTGAGAGGCAGGGGAATGACGGCTGGGAGAACCATACCACCTGCCAGCACTGCCACCGGCAGTTCAACTCTCCCATCCAGCTGGAGTTCCACGTGGACCGTGTGCACATCGCCCCTGACCCCACCATGGTCTGCAAAATCTGTGAATTGTCCTTTGAGACAAATCAAGTTCTTTTAGAGCACATGAAGGACAACCATAAGCCCGGGGAAATGCCGTACGTGTGCCAGATCTGTAACTACAGGTCGTCTGTCTTTGCTGATGTGGAAACACATTTCAGAAAGTGCCATGTCAACACTAAGAACCTACTTTGTCCattttgtcttaaaattttcaaaacCGGAACACCATACATGTGTCACTATAGGGGGCACTGGGAAAGGAACGGTCACCAGTGTTCCAAGTGTCGGCTACAGTTTTTAACCTTCAAGGAAAAAATGGAGCATAAGACCCGGTGTCACCAAATGTTTAAGAAACCTAAGCAGCTAGAAGGGTTGCCTCCCGAGACGAAGGTTGTTATTCAGGTCTCGGTGGATCCTGTTCAGTCAGAATCTGGGAAAGTAGCATCGGTCACTGTGAGCACAACTGATTGGGATCCGCCTTCCCCCAGATCTCAAGGTAAACCTTCAAAAAGGTCCCATTAA